AAGGCGAATGCGCCTACCAATACTGCGGGCGCGGCGGTCTCAGTTGGGCCATCCCGTATTGTGCGGGCGTGCTCGCACTCGGCTGGCAACTGCGCCCCGACCTAACCCCTGCCCAAATGCACGACCTTCTCTATCGCTCCGCGTATGTTAACGGCGACGGCCAGCAGTTTATCAACCCGCCTGAATTCATCCGCCTTGTGAAGGAAATGCCCTAGGCATCGCACGTCGACCGCCGCGCTATTTGCCAAACAAGGCATCCAGCATTTTTGCATCGGGCGTTTGGTCTTTTGCAG
The Candidatus Hydrogenedentota bacterium DNA segment above includes these coding regions:
- a CDS encoding peptidase; the encoded protein is GECAYQYCGRGGLSWAIPYCAGVLALGWQLRPDLTPAQMHDLLYRSAYVNGDGQQFINPPEFIRLVKEMP